The Mytilus trossulus isolate FHL-02 chromosome 3, PNRI_Mtr1.1.1.hap1, whole genome shotgun sequence genome contains a region encoding:
- the LOC134711225 gene encoding uncharacterized protein LOC134711225, which translates to MSDKNQSAKKSLEVNKSRANKQFAATAVFLAVFYALSKSLPLDSTQLTSPTERLTYTIRWLFLSSTTIMFAMFGVLNVRGNTDAIDPLNGGSENLVELPNRILRNTIEQFILHASAVLTLSTFMDENSMRNIPLLVILFIIGRLFYAIGFSSAPMNRAFGFSITFMPTFATYAYCAYRVVSSFVF; encoded by the coding sequence ATGTCGGACAAGAATCAGTCTGCTAAAAAGTCATTGGAAGTAAACAAAAGTCGAGCAAATAAGCAGTTTGCCGCCACAGCTGTATTCCTTGCTGTATTTTATGCTTTGAGCAAATCTTTACCATTAGACTCGACACAGCTCACATCACCAACAGAACGCCTGACATATACAATAAGATGGCTATTCCTATCTTCAACGACAATCATGTTTGCTATGTTTGGAGTGTTGAATGTTCGTGGGAATACAGACGCCATTGATCCATTGAATGGGGGCTcagaaaatttggttgaactTCCGAATCGAATTCTACGgaatacaatagaacaattcatACTTCATGCATCAGCGGTTTTGACCCTCTCGACCTTTATGGACGAAAACAGTATGAGAAATATTCCACTTCTGgtcatattgtttattattgGAAGATTGTTCTATGCCATTGGATTTAGTTCTGCACCGATGAACAGAGCATTTGGGTTTAGCATTACATTCATGCCTACATTTGCAACCTATGCGTATTGTGCGTACCGTGTCGTAtcttcatttgtattttaa